In a single window of the Acipenser ruthenus chromosome 20, fAciRut3.2 maternal haplotype, whole genome shotgun sequence genome:
- the LOC131698850 gene encoding paraneoplastic antigen Ma1 homolog isoform X1, with protein sequence MDKIKLLAWCAAEGVAPPRAFWVGNLPENITTQKLLEVLRANDDLGRVKCLGRYYNLNDDQWFALCCSDKDLVEVDLTETMDTDSDSPPLTLQQVLLMPDPQTPTPDFKKKLQMFLETEGKTLNDLQEVAGVQAASSTSATDDLLSTIGKALEKALKPSSEGTSYKRLRVFSGVKPTPSQEDDYDTWMDQAAHMIQEWQCGEGEKRKRLVESLRGPALDVVRPLRVANPDASAQEYLSTLEHMFGSTESGEDLYLRFRTTMQKQGEKLSIFLARLEKLLQKVYVKGGIEASALGKARLNQLLKGAIYSDMCLVKLRLKERQKNPPTFSVLIKEIREEEERESLKQNPPTAPIRVHHANTPDVTPAPNAEMDSLKEQLQEIRKQISSLTVQQQHHYQDARPRQDVRARGHQPFYKRENSAEGTGQDGTTLHSAGRQPLPTTIRAPFRSFCYRCGLDGHRIKECVNTGNATLVAERLEAMYGNQLGNYDGTQ encoded by the coding sequence ATGGACAAAATTAAGTTACTGGCATGGTGCGCTGCCGAAGGTGTTGCTCCACCACGTGCTTTCTGGGTAGGCAATCTCCCTGAGAACATTACCACACAAAAATTATTAGAAGTACTCCGCGCTAATGATGATTTGGGAAGAGTAAAGTGTTTGGGAAGATATTACAACCTGAATGATGATCAGTGGTTCGCATTGTGTTGCAGTGACAAAGATCTGGTTGAGGTGGACCTGACCGAGACCATGGATACAGATAGTGATAGTCCACCTTTGACGTTGCAGCAAGTACTTTTAATGCCTGACCCCCAAACTCCAACTCCAGATTTCAAAAAGAAGCTGCAAATGTTTTTGGAGACTGAAGGAAAGACACTGAACGATCTGCAAGAAGTAGCTGGAGTTCAAGCAGCCTCCTCAACGAGCGCTACAGATGACTTACTATCTACTATTGGGAAAGCACTTGAAAAAGCTCTGAAGCCATCTTCAGAAGGCACTTCCTACAAACGGCTTAGAGTGTTCTCTGGCGTCAAGCCCACCCCTAGCCAGGAGGATGACTATGACACCTGGATGGACCAAGCAGCACATATGATCCAAGAATggcagtgtggagaaggagaaaagcGGAAAAGGCTAGTGGAAAGTCTGAGAGGCCCTGCTCTTGATGTTGTCAGACCACTGCGTGTGGCAAACCCGGATGCGTCGGCTCAAGAATACCTCAGTACACTTGAGCACATGTTTGGAAGCACAGAGAGCGGAGAGGACTTATATTTACGATTTCGCACTACCATGCAGAAGCAGGGAGAAAAGCTGTCTATATTCTTGGCCCGGTTGGAGAAGTTGTTACAGAAAGTATATGTGAAGGGAGGCATAGAAGCCAGTGCATTAGGAAAAGCACGCTTAAATCAGCTACTTAAAGGAGCCATATACTCTGACATGTGCCTAGTTAAACTCCGGCTTAAAGAACGGCAGAAAAATCCTCCCACTTTTTCTGTTCTGATAAAAGAGatcagagaggaagaggagagagagagcctcAAGCAAAACCCCCCCACAGCGCCCATTAGAGTGCATCATGCTAACACACCTGATGTCACACCAGCCCCTAATGCGGAAATGGATAGCCTAAAAGAGCAGCTACAGGAGATTAGGAAACAAATATCATCCttgactgtgcagcagcagcatcactaTCAGGATGCCCGGCCACGCCAAGATGTCCGCGCAAGGGGTCATCAGCCATTCTACAAGAGGGAGAATTCAGCTGAAGGAACTGGACAAGATGGAACAACTCTCCACTCTGCTGGAAGGCAGCCACTTCCAACTACTATCAGAGCTCCATTCAGATCCTTTTGCTACCGTTGTGGATTGGATGGTCATAGGATAAAAGAGTGTGTCAACACTGGAAATGCTACTTTGGTTGCTGAACGTCTTGAAGCCATGTATGGGAATCAGTTGGGAAACTACGATGGGACCCAGTAA
- the LOC131698850 gene encoding paraneoplastic antigen Ma1 homolog isoform X2 produces MDTDSDSPPLTLQQVLLMPDPQTPTPDFKKKLQMFLETEGKTLNDLQEVAGVQAASSTSATDDLLSTIGKALEKALKPSSEGTSYKRLRVFSGVKPTPSQEDDYDTWMDQAAHMIQEWQCGEGEKRKRLVESLRGPALDVVRPLRVANPDASAQEYLSTLEHMFGSTESGEDLYLRFRTTMQKQGEKLSIFLARLEKLLQKVYVKGGIEASALGKARLNQLLKGAIYSDMCLVKLRLKERQKNPPTFSVLIKEIREEEERESLKQNPPTAPIRVHHANTPDVTPAPNAEMDSLKEQLQEIRKQISSLTVQQQHHYQDARPRQDVRARGHQPFYKRENSAEGTGQDGTTLHSAGRQPLPTTIRAPFRSFCYRCGLDGHRIKECVNTGNATLVAERLEAMYGNQLGNYDGTQ; encoded by the coding sequence ATGGATACAGATAGTGATAGTCCACCTTTGACGTTGCAGCAAGTACTTTTAATGCCTGACCCCCAAACTCCAACTCCAGATTTCAAAAAGAAGCTGCAAATGTTTTTGGAGACTGAAGGAAAGACACTGAACGATCTGCAAGAAGTAGCTGGAGTTCAAGCAGCCTCCTCAACGAGCGCTACAGATGACTTACTATCTACTATTGGGAAAGCACTTGAAAAAGCTCTGAAGCCATCTTCAGAAGGCACTTCCTACAAACGGCTTAGAGTGTTCTCTGGCGTCAAGCCCACCCCTAGCCAGGAGGATGACTATGACACCTGGATGGACCAAGCAGCACATATGATCCAAGAATggcagtgtggagaaggagaaaagcGGAAAAGGCTAGTGGAAAGTCTGAGAGGCCCTGCTCTTGATGTTGTCAGACCACTGCGTGTGGCAAACCCGGATGCGTCGGCTCAAGAATACCTCAGTACACTTGAGCACATGTTTGGAAGCACAGAGAGCGGAGAGGACTTATATTTACGATTTCGCACTACCATGCAGAAGCAGGGAGAAAAGCTGTCTATATTCTTGGCCCGGTTGGAGAAGTTGTTACAGAAAGTATATGTGAAGGGAGGCATAGAAGCCAGTGCATTAGGAAAAGCACGCTTAAATCAGCTACTTAAAGGAGCCATATACTCTGACATGTGCCTAGTTAAACTCCGGCTTAAAGAACGGCAGAAAAATCCTCCCACTTTTTCTGTTCTGATAAAAGAGatcagagaggaagaggagagagagagcctcAAGCAAAACCCCCCCACAGCGCCCATTAGAGTGCATCATGCTAACACACCTGATGTCACACCAGCCCCTAATGCGGAAATGGATAGCCTAAAAGAGCAGCTACAGGAGATTAGGAAACAAATATCATCCttgactgtgcagcagcagcatcactaTCAGGATGCCCGGCCACGCCAAGATGTCCGCGCAAGGGGTCATCAGCCATTCTACAAGAGGGAGAATTCAGCTGAAGGAACTGGACAAGATGGAACAACTCTCCACTCTGCTGGAAGGCAGCCACTTCCAACTACTATCAGAGCTCCATTCAGATCCTTTTGCTACCGTTGTGGATTGGATGGTCATAGGATAAAAGAGTGTGTCAACACTGGAAATGCTACTTTGGTTGCTGAACGTCTTGAAGCCATGTATGGGAATCAGTTGGGAAACTACGATGGGACCCAGTAA